A region of the Cannabis sativa cultivar Pink pepper isolate KNU-18-1 chromosome 3, ASM2916894v1, whole genome shotgun sequence genome:
CCACTCAAGTTGCCATAATGTTCGATTGTAGTCAGAGTCATGAAtgtgaaaatattatattacaagATGTCGAGCTACAACTACCCCAACATAGAGCACATGCTGAAGCTTTGTGCAACAATGTGGACCTCACTCATATTGGACGTGTTACTCCTCTGTGTCCAAATTAGGATTATTAgtcattaattttatttttttattcgtTTGTATCTTAGTTTTCATTTGgttctttatttttaaacaCATGATCGAACTAATACCAAAATGAACTTGTGtaactattttttgttaaatgttAATGTCAGTTATGATCCCTAAACTATAAAATCATCATATTTAATGATTACTTTCAAATAATGTATCATATTTTACTGTATAAACTTTGCATTATTTTTTCAGAAAGAATTCACATTATTGTataattgtatataaatataaacaaacTTGCTTATGTGATGCTCTAACTTCCTTAGAGTAAAAATTGATTCAGTAGACACTTCTGAGACTAAAACCTTTGAATATGTTACACATACGAGCTTTTCATGAACAATCAATGTAGCACTAAGATCTTTTTTACTTGGGGAATTTGAGAAATTCTACATTTGATGCcaattttaaagatatttaatcTCCTACAATTgcgatatacatatatatatactacataTATAGAAGATGAAAAGAGAAAGTAATTagtaaattaagaaaaatagtaGCTTCATCATCACTATCATGGTTTGAGATGGAGGAGACGTCAGAATCGATAGTGTGACACAAATTCAATAGATAGGTTTTGAATAATAATgaagcaaattttttttgacaataattgttcattttttggtatttttttttacttttaataagtttataatacataaataacaataaaaaattattatcataACAATATGAAGTCAATACTAATATTCTACCTAATGTTATTCACAAATATCAATATTTCGtccaaaaaattatatattatgtatatgtaAATAATTACATAGATTTGTTTAGTTTGGTTTAGTTGAATTTAAAAGTAAAGATTGTGGTTTATATGATTACCTAATATGTATGAATGTACAAtggtagaatttttttttcatgtttacTATTTCTTATTacatgatattttaattataacccttaattcaatttaatccgATGGTTAGAAAATGATGTTAGAAATTGCGCAAAGAACTTGTCTATCAAACCTATAAGAAAAGCACAGTACAATCAAGAAGGGTTTAGGTAGCatcttacattttttttacattatcgATGtaagttataaataatatttttattgtgaGGAACATGAGTTGGTTTTTGGGATTCAACGGTTTGAGGAGAGGCTATTTGATGTGCGTCAACCTTTCTGATGCGCCTTCTCCTCCGGTGAGGGGAAAGGACCTCTGTCATTGTGCTAGTTTGAGCAGCCAGAGACAGGAAGAAGAGAGAATGGTTATGAGAGAGGGTTGTTATGTTAGGCAGTAGAGATAAAAAGGAGGTCAGAGACACAACTAGGAAATTAGagtttaaaaaagaaagaaaaaaataattttttttctctaaaactattattttttattttatttttaaatattaaaatagacAATTAAAAATGACACTTaatatctaaaaataaataaacataacaaaGTACTAACATAACACAGATTGAAGGATTTTACCATTAAAAATGAGTTTGAGAGTTAATTTCTAACCAAGTGAAACTTTTGGGAATTGATCACATTTTactcttttattatttaactcATCATTAAACAAAAgataaatttcttatatttaaaataatctcTTCCAATTCAAGGGTGTTGACACGTAAAAATAGAAGAGAAAATATTCAATCTTTTGGTTTCTACCGAATGAATATACAATTTACTTATTTTACTCATCATCTTTGTAGGGGTATTCTTCTGGAACTTGCTTTATGAGTTTTACTTGCAACTCAAATGCATCATCACCTCGAAGCATATCCCGCGCCCAAGTGATTTCAGTCTTCATCGACACCTGAAAATAATCGATTAAAAACGCATGCAGATATTCAAGCACGTAATAATGCATGATGCGAGCGAACGATCGATGAAGAAGATGGAAGAGCTCACCATTTCTAAGGCTCCTCTAATGACTCCACTTAAGATGTTGCAGTAATACAGACCCTGACAATTATCAGGAAGCTCAACGAAATCTACCAAAGGATTGTCCTCCAAAACAATACTGCAGCATGTTCCATCAGCATCCCAGTTCGTCACGGATGCAGTGACTCCCAAGAACATCTTAAAGCCAACCTGTAGTCAAAGGAACCATTAGTACGGAGAAGACAAACATGCAGAAGAAGAACAAACCAACTCTTACTATCACAGGGTAGGTTAAACATGGAGATAATGATTTACCTTTGCAATAACTTCAGCCGTTTCTTTGAAGTCAACACAACTGGACACATTCGACTTTGCCAGGAACTCGTCAACCAGACGAATGCCAATATTATAGCCCCTACAGTTCAACAAAACAGGTAAGTGTTAGGCCTCCTATCAGCTTCACATACTTAGGGGATTACATTTGTATTGCTCGTCAAGTGAATAGAGGGACCTTTCTTGTAATTGTGAGTGGTAGGAAAAGGTTTATTATGGCTGTTAGTGTGAGAGTGTGACTCATGCATGTATATTGAGATTTCTCTCTGCATCAAGGTCCGAAAGGAAACCACTATCCTTTTCTGTTATTGCTTTCCCTTTCGAGAAATATAATGTAAAACCATGGCTGAAATGGCTTGGTTTACCTACTGCTCTACTGCTTTATTTTCCAGTTActgatttatatgttttttttctaCTGCTACTGAATTCTGTTCTTAGGAAGATTGGATCATAACATTTGGTATCAAAGCTGTTTGATCTTGGTGAACGCCGAATACCAGGAGTAACAAGATAAAATGAATCAAATGAAAATCtaaatgaaagaaaaagaaaaatggtaTCATAACTAGATAGTAGATACGAATCACAAACCAAAAAGGGGATAGGGTGAAATTGGTTGACGCTACGGACTTAATTGGAAAGAGCAACTTACCACTCGCGAGCATGGGTTGTGTGTTATCACCGAAAAGCTGAATTTAATTCTTCAAGGCCAGGACGCAGATTGCTATGAAGATGATGGATGGACCCCGAAGTCCAGCCAACAAGAGCCCGTGTGGTGCGCCAACAAGCAGTTCATGGGGCAGGAATCTACAAAGTCATTTCCCTACACTACAAGAGCTGGAAATTATCAACGATTTCCTTCCCCTAAGGAAATATCTATATAGTACTCCAGGTATAGTGATTGGAGACAGTTAAGGGCAGCTATCACCATTGAAAGGAGTGCAATATGATATTGAATGTTGGTGGGCAATCCATAACACTTAAAGGGTGATCTGTCCCGACATAACATTCAAGTCGATGATTACTCTTCAACACGAAGAAGAAGGGGTTCAGGTCAAGTTGGGCAATGCCAAAGTGTCTTCAAAAGATAATACAACAAATCACTCACTAGTCGGCTTGTTACAAAAGCACTTAGTGGTGTTCGACATACCTGCCTCCATTCAAGAATTGTGAGGTTTTCTGGGCCATCATAAATTTGTGGCAGGTTATGAGAGTATTGCTCGTCCCCTTATTAATCAAGTGAAGAAGGATCAGTTTTATTGTTACGCATAGGCCACAAAAGTTTTTTGCCAATTGCAAGTACTTTACATATTTTGGCTCTTCCCAACTTTTTTAAGGCTTTTGTGGCTGAGATGGATGCCTCGGGATATGGTTTAGGCATTTTCCTCATGCAAGAGGGTAATCGATCACCTATTTCATCCAAGTATTGAAGCCTTGGGCACACAAGTCCATCTATGAGAAAGAACTGGTGACAACCGTTTTTGCTGTCCTTAAGTGGCATCCATACTTGGCGAAATTTTGTGgtgaaaacaaattaaaaaagtcTGAAGTACCTTCTTGAGCAGCGAGCTCTCACTACGGAGAAATAAGACATGGGTAATTAAGTTGTTGGAATTTGGCTTTGAGATAAATTATCAGCCTGCTAGGGGTAATCATGTTGCTGATGCTCTATCCCATATGCCTCCGGTGGAGTTTACCGCGCTTACTACCACATCTTGGCTAGATTGGAGTGTTATGTCACAAGAAATCAGCTAAGACAACTTTTATCCAAATATTCGCTAATTTGGAGCAAGGTGATAGTGCTCAAGGGTTCTCTTTCGAGCATGAGAAGCCAATCTATAAAGCCAAGATAATTGCTAATTTAGAGCAAGGTAATAGTGTTCTGGTGTTCTCTTTTGACCACAAGAAGCTTGTCGGCCACTTCTACTttgatttctcaatttttaaagGAATATCATTGCTCTCCCATTGGGGACACTAAGATGACAATCACAAATACTAGCAACTAGAAGGGGATGTGTATAGGGTTGAAATAAAGAAGGTTGTGGTAGACTCTGTTTAGAACTGTGTGGTTAACCAACGAAATAAATATACAACCATGTCAGGATTTCTCCTCTCTCACCCGAAAAGTTGCTCTATATAGGCTGGATAGTTGTCAGCCACTTATACTTTGATTCTcagtttttaaagaaatatcATTGCTCTCACGTTGGGGGACAATAAGGTGAGACTCACGCATACTAGCGACTAGCATGGGATGTGTATTGGgttggaataaaagaggttgTGGTAGACTTTGTTAATAACTGTGAGGTTTgccaacaaaataaatatagaaCCATGTCTCTAGCGGGATTCCTCCAGTCCCTCTTGTCATCCAAGCAAGTTCAAGATGACTTAATGTTTGCCTAAATAGGAGGGAGTTGACaccaccttcgtggtggtggactaTTTGAGTAAGTATAATCATTTCATTCCACTTCAACACCCATTCACAGCTAAAGTGGTCAAGCTCCATGGAGAGCCTGCTCTATTATTTTGGATCAAGACCGAGTGTTTCTCAATCATTTTTGGCAAAGTTGTTCCATCCCCAAGGAACAAAACTCGAGCATAGAACAACATATCAACTGCAAACTGATTAACAGACTAAGTCGTCAATTGTTTCTTGGAAATTTACCTTCGTTGCTTGGCTTCGAATAAGCCTTGAGTGTGGGTTAAGTTGCTTTCCCGAGCAGAATATTGGTACAATATTTCTCTCCACACTTCTCTGGGTTGTTCTCCTTTCAAGGTGCTTCATGGTCGTGAGCCCCATCCTTTGTTTGTTGTACTACAAGGATTACTGATGTAGTGGTTGTGGACCAACTATTGGAGGATCAAGACACTTTTCTCAATGATTAGAGGATGCACTTGTTGCGAGCTTGGAAAAAGATGAAAGCCAACGCTGATCTGTCTCTTTGCCATGTTGATTTTGAGAAGTTGACTCGGTTTATGTCACGTTGTGCCCCTATCGATAGAGCACGCTTGCATGTTGAAAGAATGAGAAGTTGGTTGCCCATTTCTATGGGTTTAAGACACACTGATGAATTGGCAAGGCAACGTATAGCTTAGAGCTGCCAGCTACTTCATCTGTCCATCCAATATTCCATGTTTCTTAACTTCGAGCAACTCACAGCATCACCAACTCTTCCCCGACAGTGCCACCTCATCTCATTGTTGACCTTGAGTTGCAGGTGACTCAAGAGATTGTTGGATGTGAGCTTCCAGGCACAGTTCTCAGCTTGGAGGTTCCAATTCAGCGGCAAGACCTGCCAACCTTTAAAGCTGCATGAGAACAATTTGAGAGTATACGAACACAACTTCCAAAATTtcaccttgaggacaaggtgaAGGATTTGGGAGGGGGTGGCATACTCTAGGAGGGTCAAGGGTGCTTAAGTGTTACTTTTATATGACTTGTGACGTGTGTTGAGTGAGGGACCTTTTTCGTAGTTGTGAGTGGTAGAAAAGTGTTCATTATGTTAGTGTGAGAGTGTGAGTCGtgcatgtatttttatttttatttttttggtaagGGTGAGTCATGCATATATTGGGATTGCATTCCGCATCAAGGTCCAAAAGGACCACTAGCCTTTTCTATTATTGCTTTCCCTTTTGAGAAATACAATGAAAATTCATGGCTAAAATGATTTAGTTTTCCTACTGCTCAATTTTACAGCTactgttttattgttttttttactactgtttcttgctgaaatctgtTCTCAGGAAGATTTGCACACAACAATTGCATTCAATTGAAACATGCAGATAGAACGACAGATTGTTCCCATGTAGGGAAGAAAGAAAGCATTATTCAGCAACACCAAAAAGCATCTAATATGGGCATTGAATTGAAACTAGTAAACTAAGAATACACAAAATCATACTAAACAAGAACAGCATCATCAAAACAATAAACAATATAATTTGACGTGATTGAATAAAATCATTACATTTGATCAAGCTGTTTGTTGACCTCTTCAACCTCCTCCAGATCCGTAAGCAACTGGCGCACAATGGCACCATACGTCAGGGTAAATAGCTCCGCATTCTGCATCCATTTTCAATAGGTCAAACCCAGAATGAGATCTCAAGATAAAGAGAAAACTCTTACTCTTAGGTCATTTTAGTCAAATAAGTAAAATTAAATCCCCACCCTCtctcaaaaaacaaaaacaaaagtttGGTAAATCAGATAAATTCATAAACGATAGCACCGAAAAGGGAAagaaataaaatcaacaaagaCCGAGGAAAGGTTTATGCTTACCACGCGATCAACACTAGCGAAAATGGCATCACCAGAACGAGGAGCGACAGGAGCCATGAAAATCTGAGCTATATATGTAAAATTAGCAAATAATTATcaatatataatgaaaaataatcaaCATGGAAAATGCAGTGTGTCTTTAGAAGAAAATAATTACTCTTCACTGAAAATTTGCTGAAATCTGAGAAGTGAAAGacaagaaagaaaagaagagcGATTTCAGCAAGCAAATCAGTTTAGTGCAGAGTTTTCATGTTTTCTAATTCCCcagaaaatcataaaaatactcTCAATTCAGTTCAAAGATGATTCAGAAGTAATTATTGCAAAAACAACATTCATTCAGGTTAGTGATtgttacagaaaaaaaaaaggaaaattaaacatCTTGTCATTGATGTGAAATCGAATCAAATTATCCATCTTCGTGCTAATAAGAGAAAAGCAAGGCAAGATCTATACCAGTGAGTGAAGGCGCCTTTATGAGGAAGTGTGGGTGATAGATGTATTGAGCAGCAACGTCGCCGGCACCCCAGAGTAAGCCGGAGCTGATGAACTGGGTTTTCTGGAGCGAACTGACTTCCACAGTCCTTGAAATTTTGCTGGAAAATGAAAACCCGATTCAAAACAGAGTTGAGATGAGAATGGTAAAGTGGGTCTGAACTGAATCTGAAATCGATTTTCGATTTAGGTCTGAACAAATTTAGGGATTTTCCAATTTGGGATTCATTCATTTCAGGCGTTAATTAGGACATTTACAGTCTAAACCGGGTCGGATCAAGCCCGATCCGACATAAAAATTACCGGATCTGAGTACATTATCTTTTACTTCTCCTTTGCTTTGAGTatattatctttttctttttttttttttttttgaattattatctttttcttttaattaggttaactagatgttttttttgttaggagatttgtttttttttttttttttttgagaaaaagcgtttaaattataaattcaaATAGTTAGACCTCGCGGTCGTTACACAATATATTGTTAGGTACAACCGAAACAGGGATAGACCCAAACACCTGATGAGCAAACGCCCATCTAGCCACATTGTGAGCGGCAAAGTTACAAGATCTACTAATAAAAGCAAAGTTTACGTTCATTAtcttttgtattattattatttaaagattatctaaattatttaatacgtaatttatgttatattaaaaagataattttcaatcaaaaaaattatataattacatttgtattataaatgtttaaatataaattaaaaataatcctAGTAGAATTAGTATTCTCTTTTTCCTATAAATATACAAGATTACATAATTAAATTCCATAACTTCTCATTTTCATCAAGCTAGCTTTATACTGCAAAACAATCATACAATCGTGAATTTATTAAATTCTGTGCTGCATACTACTTTTATTAGcattcttataattttttccTTCATCTCACTTTGTAATGGTAGACCTACTACTACTACTTACGTAGTCCAAGATTTTAATCCCAATAATAACAAATCTATCATCAATTATAGTTATGATAGTCaggtataattttattttataattatcattttgatatTGCAAACAGTCTTACATAATTTAGTAAATACCtacttattttatatatttttacacagGCATTTACGAGAGCATGGGAGAAAGCATGCTCTACGAGAGGAAATGTAATTTTAGTGGTTCCAAAAGAGAAAAAGTATCACATTAAACCTATAAAATTCCAAGGTCCATGCAAATTTGagcaacttaattttgaaattcttggaaCTATAGTTGCATCAATTTGAGCAATCGGATTATGGTAAGTATGGAAGCCAATGGCTCATCTTTGACAATGTAAAAAATTTACTAGTCCAAGGTGGTGGAATCATTCATGCAAAATGAATAAATCTCAAGtaagtaattaatcattatattatttatatatatattaatgatatGTACTTACAAAATAGgcataaaattacatattttgtgttcacatatcattaatttttttaatattaaaaatatatctaacttttctttttcttgaatATTTTTTAGCCTTGTAAACAAGCGCCCACAGTAAGTTATTTGCACCCTACATACTATTTTTTTgggaat
Encoded here:
- the LOC115709920 gene encoding uncharacterized protein LOC115709920 — translated: MAPVAPRSGDAIFASVDRVNAELFTLTYGAIVRQLLTDLEEVEEVNKQLDQMGYNIGIRLVDEFLAKSNVSSCVDFKETAEVIAKVGFKMFLGVTASVTNWDADGTCCSIVLEDNPLVDFVELPDNCQGLYYCNILSGVIRGALEMVSMKTEITWARDMLRGDDAFELQVKLIKQVPEEYPYKDDE